CCCTCGAAAACCGCCCCGTTTTCCAATACCAGAATCGCTTTCACACGCGTTCTCCAGTGCGTTCCTCCGCAAAATCCGGCGGATTCTAGCAGAAAGCCCGGCCCATTTTCAGGCCTGCGTCCCTATCGCGCCATCCGGCCGCGCGAAGAAAACGGCGCGCCGGTGGTATTACACCATAGTGGGGTTTTCCTGAAACTGCCGTGACACAGAGGAGGTTTGCCATGCGTCACTCACGCGCCGTGTGCGGCCGCGGGCGCCGGGGCGCGGCCGCGGTCTATTTCGTAACGCTGGTGGTCTGCCTGGCGGCCATCGCGGCGGTTTTGTGGCTCTGGCAGGAAGAAACGAAACGGGCCACGGCGCTCGAGCGCGAGGTAGCGCGCCTGCAAGAGCAACTCAGCCGCCTCGCCGCCCTGCAACAAGAAAAGCAGGCCGAAACCCCTGGGCCGGAAGCGCCGCAACCCGGTCCCACAGAGGCATCCGCCGCCGAGGCACCGGCCCCTCCTGCGCTTCCCGAAGGTTTCGACCCGTCCAAGCTCCTGGAAAGCATGCTGGGCAAGGACGCCGCGCCGGACGCGGCGGGCGGCATGTTGGCGCGCATGTTCGAGGGGCCGCAGGGCGAGGCCATGGCGGAAAGCGCCGCAAGTATGATGCTGAATATGCAGTTCAACGACCTGTTCGCCGGCTGGAGCCTGCCGCGCGATGCCGAGGAACAGGTCCGCGCCATTTTCAAGCGCTATATGAAGGAACAGGTCCAGCGGGGCATGCGCTTTTTGAAGGAGAAACCCGAGCGAGCAGTGGTCAAGGCCGATATGGAAGCGCTCGACGCGCAAATGCGCGAGGAATTGGCGCAGATACTCACGCCGGAGCAGATGGCGGAGTTCGAGGCCTACGAGGAGGGCATTCCGGCGCGCATGCTCGAACAATCCTATGACATGCAGCTCCGCATGTTCGGCGCAGGCTTGACGGAGGAGAACCGCGAATTCGTCAAGCAAGTGCTCGTCGATGAGATGCTGGCCTATCAGCCCGACCCGCGCGACATGCCGGATCCGGAACAGATGCGCGAGTTCCTTGCGCATCAAGACGAAGTCTACAACCATGTACTCGAACAGGTCTCGGCACAAATGGATGAGGAGCAGGTTCACATTGTCGAGCGATTCATCGAGCAGCAGCGCGCGGCGGTGGAGTATGCGGGCGGTTTCATGGGCGAGATGTTCGGCAACGCTGAGGAACCGGCGCCGCAGTGACGACGCGCGCCGTCAGTATCGCGGCGCCGCCGCGCGCCCGCGTCAAATCCGGCATTGAATCACAATCTCCGATTCTTCCAGGAGGTCGATCTCTACCGGCGTTATGGGTTTGCCCGCGGCGTCGCGAAAAACCTGGATGACGGGCCGGTCAAGACGGGCTGGGTGAACCTCGGTCACGACCGCCGTGTGCCGGCGGAATGCGCCGCTGAGGACCACCACCTCGCTGCTCTTCGGGTATACGGGCGCCACGCGCAACAGCGCGGCGACCAGTTCCTGGTTGAAGCGCGTTCCGGCTCCTTCGCGAATCACACGGAGCGTCTCGTCCGGCGGCAGCCCGGGTGTCTTTTCGTCGCCGGAAAGCAGGTTGTCGTACGCATTGGCGACCGCCGCAATCTCGCCCAGCACCGTGGGAATCGGCGGCCGCTGCGATCGGTCCCGCTTCACGCGGTTGCCCGCCATGAGACCACGCGGCAGGCCCTGTCCGTCGGGCCGCTCATGATGTTCATAGGCCACATGCGGCGTAAGGATGTCGCTCTGCTCGCTCGCCCGCAGGAGTTCGTAGCCCAGAATCGTATGCTGTTTGACCGCCAGGCCGCCCGTGACCGTCTTGTCAAGAAACAACCTGCCTATGTCATGCAGCAGGCTGCCTGCCGCCAGTTGCCGCAGCCAGTCGTACTGCAAACCGACGGTATGCCCGGTCAGAACCGAGACCGCGCACACGTCGAGCGAGTGCTCGAAAAGGGCGGTATCCGCCGTCTTGATCGAAGTCAGTCCGGCAAGAACGCTGCGCGACAGCACATTCTCGATGATGTGCGAAACGCTTTCGACCACCTTTGCCAGCGGTCCATTCCTGCCCAGCAGCCCGGCCACGCGCCCGGCTTCAAAGACTTTGCCGCATTCCTGCGCGGATTCCGCGCGCAGCGTGCCTACCTCCGACGCAATTTTCTCGAATGCGTTGCGGAGCGCACAGTGGGCGCGCATGCGCACCGCCGGGCTGATATCTTCCTGAGGCTCGCACCCCGCGGGTTCCTCCGGGTCCTTGACACAAATGCGCGTGAACCCCTTGCTCTCCAGGGCGCGGATATACTCGCGTGTCAAGGACACGTTCTTGTGGAGCAGCACCTGCCCCTTCTCGTCAAGCAGTTCCCGGGCTACGAGCATGCCGGGCCGCGCCTGACTTACGGCGATCACACGCAATATCACACCCCTCCATGGTTATACGCTTGGACAGCCGCACAGCCATGGCCGTCCGCCACGGCCGCACAAACCCGCCTGCCGGGCCAAGCCCGCACACCGGCCTTACAGATTATGCCCGCGGTCAGAGGAGTCCGGGGCAGAAACCGTCTTCTGTCTCTTCCCCGGGGCAGTAGTGGTAACCACCCGAATTGTAGAACTGAATGATGCGCAACAATTCGGAAAGGCCGATACGCCAATCGGGGCCATCCGGACTGTAGTCGCTGTCGTGCGGGCAGCAAGTCGTATTCGTGCCCGGACCAGGAAGGTACCCGTCTTCTGTGGAGCCGGGGTCATCGGCGCAATAAAGTCCGTTCGAGTTGTAGAACTGAATCACGCGCAACAACTCACCGAGCGCAACCACGCCGTCGTGATTCTGGTCCGCACTGTGCCATTCATCATCGCAGGGGTCCGACCCTTCGCCCTCGCCTTCACCTTCGCCCTCGCCTTCACCTTCGCCCTCGCCTTCACCTTCGCCCTCGCCTTCACCCTCGCCCTCGCCTTCACCCTCGCCTTCGCCCTCACCCTCGCCCTCGCCTTCACCCTCGCCTTCACCTTCCCCTTCGCTGCCCTTCAGGCAAATTCCGAGGTCGACGTTTTCCACGTGCGGCACACCGGATTCGTACAAGACACTTGCGCCGTCGCCGGACGCCGAACTGATCCACTGGAACCAGCACGCTTCGCTGTTGTCCCTCCGAATCGAAACCCAGCCGGTTTCCAGCGCCACGGGCGCGGCCAAGGCGACGTCATACCGATACAGCAATTGTCCATCGTACGCCATGCCCGAATATTCCTTGACCGGCACAACGGTCTCTTCGGCCACGAGCGTGCCGGGCATGCCCGCATCGTCGGCATAAAACGCGACCTCAAACTCTTCGGAGACCGGGCTGCACGCCACCAGGCCGCCGCCTGCGTTGGCATCGATACCCCACCAGCGCACGGTTTCAATCGGCACGGACAGGCCCTGGAAGTTTTCGTATGCGGCAAAGTCCGTGCCGCTATTGCTGGCGAGCAACGACCATGCTTGCAGCGCTCCTTGCGGCGGTTGACCGAATTGCGTGCCGGGCAGGCAGATGTCCTGGATTTCGCCCTCGCCTTCACCCTCGCCCTCGCCTTCACCGCAGGGCGGGGCGACCTCTACCGTACGCTCCAGCGCGACGAGGGGCCCGTCTATCTCCAAGGCAAGGACGTACACGGGGTAAACGCCCGCGGCATTCACGTTCACGCGGCTCGCGTCAATCTCGAGCACCGGCTCCGGATCGCAGTGGTCCTCGGCAGTCGCAGACGGGTCCACATACGGGACGCCGCAAGGCCACGGGAGCGGATTGTCGCCGATCAGTGTCAACGTGATGGTGTCATGCACGACCACCTGCCGTAGTACCGGCGCGGCGGCGTTCCCGAGCGAGTTCATGACGTTATACTCGATGGTGTACGCGCCTGGAACGTTGGTGTCCAGATTATCCGTTACCTGAACACTCGCCGTGATGTCGCCATCCAGGCAGTCGGCTGCGGACGCACCAGGCAATACATAGTCGTCATGGCCGCATTCGAGGTACAACGGGTCCGCCCCGAGCAACGTGATGACCGGCGGCTCCCGATCGATGAAGTATTCCTGCGCGCTCGTGAAATCGCCGTTGCCCGGCCCCGGCCCGCCAAGCGAGTTACCCTCGCCGTTCTGAATCGAATCATCGTCCACGAGGTCCAGCCGCAACGCGCCGCACCCGTTCCCCGTAGTGACGGTCACCGTGTAAACGGCGCCCCCGCCGCTCACGTCAAGGACGCCCGCGCCCGGCAAGTCCGGCGCAGAGACCGCGAAATCCGTCTCTTCTACGCCGCCCACATTCTCGCTGAACGCAACATCATAGGTCACCGTTTCCGCCGCGGTGGGGCTGACAGCCGTAGGCGTGATGCTCACCACCGCGGGCGGCGCCGCCGTCACGAACAACAGGTCGGGGTCCGTACCCAAGTCCGGGTCGATCACGCCGGTCAGGGGGTTCGTGCTCGTCCACACCGCCATCCACCGGCCCCGGTTGTCCACCGCGAGCACCGGCGCGTAGTCATGGTCCGCGGGGCCGTCCGTAAAGGCAGTGTTGTGCAACGCGCGGGTAGGACCCCACGACACGCCGCCGTCGGCCGACACCGCCAAGAGCACGTCAGGGTCGTCCAGGATAAGGCCGTCCAGTGTCGCCGTAGACGACCACACCGCCGCAACGGAGCCCGCGCTGTCCGCGGCCAGCCGCACACCGACGTCCGTGGCGTCGCCGTCGGTCGTGGCGGTACTGTTGAGAACGGCCTGCGCGGCCCATGTCACGCCGTGGTCCGCGGAGCGGGCGCAAAAGATGTCCGTGTCTTCACCCGTTCCGCCCATGTCCTCGAGGGACTGCCACGCAACCACCAGATCGCCGTTCCCGTCGCAGGCCATGTCCGGGCCGGCGTCATTGCGTGAATCGGCCGCGGCGAGGGAATTGAGCGGGGCGGGTTGCGACCACGAAATGCCCCAGAACAGGATATCCGAATTGGAGGAACGGGCGACCAGAATGTCCGCGTCGCTGCCGAGTTCGAGCGTGCCCGGGAAGGCTTCGAACGATTCCCATGCCACCACCCAGTACGTGCCGCTGAGGACGATACAGGGGCGCTGATCGAAACCGAGGTCAACCGGCGCATTTGTGTTCAACTTGCGCGCCGTGGACCACGTGAGCCCATTGTCCACAGAACGCGCCGCCAGGATGTCCGCATCGGACCCGACGTTCTCTCCGTCAACCAGGGAGACCGTCGATGTCCAAACGCATATCCAGCGTCCGTGTTTATCCGTTGCCAGGCGAGGATAATAGTCTGGCGCCGTATCCGAGTAAGCATGACTGTTCACGGGAACCGGCACGGCCCAATTCATGCCATTGTTCGAGGAATAGGCCACCAGAATGTCCGTGTCCGTGCCGGCACCGCCCACGTTCGCGTTGGACTGCCATACGCAGACCCAATTGTCGCCGCCATCGTTCGCCAGACACGGGAAATCATCCTCCGCGTTATCCGCTTCCGCGTAAGAATGAATGACCGCGGGCGCCGACCAGGTCGCGCCAAAATCACTGGAATAAGCATAGAATATGTCCTTGTCCGTGCCGACGGTCCCCTCAAGCGTATTGTCCGATACCCATACCGCCACCCATTGTCCGGCGTCGTTGGACAGTATGTGACCATTAACATCCGACGCGGCGCCGTCTGATGCCGCGGAACCGCTCAACGGCAAGGCCGGCGAGAACACCAGGTCCGCCCCCGCCCGGTCAGCCGCCGCACAGCACAGAATCGCCAGCAAGAGGACCGGGTGTCCCAGCCATGATCTTCCGGATACGTGCCTGCTACGCATTGGATGCCTTCCTCCCCGCGCGTGCATATTGATTCGTTTTCCTGTGCCGGTGGTCCAGGGACCAGCCAGCCATATGCCGGGACAATGCCCGCAATGCGCAACTTCATGCCCAAGAGCGGACACTTCGCCCTGTAACCCAACCCAAAGTACTATTGTACACGACTTTGCGCGTTTGTCGAGTCTTCATTTTCCTTGTCCACAATACACCACCAACATACCTCCATGCATCCCGAGGTTCTCGCGGCCCGCCGCCTGTGCGCGCATCAGGCTTGCAGCCGCCAGGGACTCCG
This region of Candidatus Hydrogenedentota bacterium genomic DNA includes:
- a CDS encoding HD domain-containing protein; translated protein: MILRVIAVSQARPGMLVARELLDEKGQVLLHKNVSLTREYIRALESKGFTRICVKDPEEPAGCEPQEDISPAVRMRAHCALRNAFEKIASEVGTLRAESAQECGKVFEAGRVAGLLGRNGPLAKVVESVSHIIENVLSRSVLAGLTSIKTADTALFEHSLDVCAVSVLTGHTVGLQYDWLRQLAAGSLLHDIGRLFLDKTVTGGLAVKQHTILGYELLRASEQSDILTPHVAYEHHERPDGQGLPRGLMAGNRVKRDRSQRPPIPTVLGEIAAVANAYDNLLSGDEKTPGLPPDETLRVIREGAGTRFNQELVAALLRVAPVYPKSSEVVVLSGAFRRHTAVVTEVHPARLDRPVIQVFRDAAGKPITPVEIDLLEESEIVIQCRI
- a CDS encoding DUF5011 domain-containing protein — protein: MRSRHVSGRSWLGHPVLLLAILCCAAADRAGADLVFSPALPLSGSAASDGAASDVNGHILSNDAGQWVAVWVSDNTLEGTVGTDKDIFYAYSSDFGATWSAPAVIHSYAEADNAEDDFPCLANDGGDNWVCVWQSNANVGGAGTDTDILVAYSSNNGMNWAVPVPVNSHAYSDTAPDYYPRLATDKHGRWICVWTSTVSLVDGENVGSDADILAARSVDNGLTWSTARKLNTNAPVDLGFDQRPCIVLSGTYWVVAWESFEAFPGTLELGSDADILVARSSNSDILFWGISWSQPAPLNSLAAADSRNDAGPDMACDGNGDLVVAWQSLEDMGGTGEDTDIFCARSADHGVTWAAQAVLNSTATTDGDATDVGVRLAADSAGSVAAVWSSTATLDGLILDDPDVLLAVSADGGVSWGPTRALHNTAFTDGPADHDYAPVLAVDNRGRWMAVWTSTNPLTGVIDPDLGTDPDLLFVTAAPPAVVSITPTAVSPTAAETVTYDVAFSENVGGVEETDFAVSAPDLPGAGVLDVSGGGAVYTVTVTTGNGCGALRLDLVDDDSIQNGEGNSLGGPGPGNGDFTSAQEYFIDREPPVITLLGADPLYLECGHDDYVLPGASAADCLDGDITASVQVTDNLDTNVPGAYTIEYNVMNSLGNAAAPVLRQVVVHDTITLTLIGDNPLPWPCGVPYVDPSATAEDHCDPEPVLEIDASRVNVNAAGVYPVYVLALEIDGPLVALERTVEVAPPCGEGEGEGEGEGEIQDICLPGTQFGQPPQGALQAWSLLASNSGTDFAAYENFQGLSVPIETVRWWGIDANAGGGLVACSPVSEEFEVAFYADDAGMPGTLVAEETVVPVKEYSGMAYDGQLLYRYDVALAAPVALETGWVSIRRDNSEACWFQWISSASGDGASVLYESGVPHVENVDLGICLKGSEGEGEGEGEGEGEGEGEGEGEGEGEGEGEGEGEGEGEGEGEGEGEGEGEGSDPCDDEWHSADQNHDGVVALGELLRVIQFYNSNGLYCADDPGSTEDGYLPGPGTNTTCCPHDSDYSPDGPDWRIGLSELLRIIQFYNSGGYHYCPGEETEDGFCPGLL